The DNA region CGACCTCGCGGTACTGCCCGCCGGCCGCGGCGTACCGGTCCAGCACGGCGCGGGTCTGGCCCACCATCGGCTGCGGTGGGAACTCGTCGACGCCCGGGTAGCCCGGGACGGCTCCGAGCCGGCCGAGCTGGGCCAGGTCGAACATCGACGCATCGGACACGATCTGGTCCACCTCGCCGCGGATCCACAGGACCGGGGGCCGGGGGGCGATGTCGACGACACCGGACAGGTCGAGGTGGGTCGGAGCCATGGTGTTCAGCACTCCGCGGCGGCCGGGGGCGAGCGTCGGCCAGTGCGGCGAGGCGGCCGCGTCACCGGGGTAGTTGTCCATGCCGGTGACCGTCGTCCGCATGCTCGCCACGAGTTCGTCCTCCAGCGGCGTGCCCTGGTGGGGCCAGCCGGGGGCCACGTAGAACGCCCGCAGCACGGAGCGGGGCGAGAACGGGTCGGACTGGTCGGTCCCGACGTCGGCCGCCAGGGCGGCGACGAACTGCGGATTCGCCCCGCCCGCGCCGGACCCGGCCCCGTCGGGATGGACCGGGGCTCCGTCCGGTCCGGTGCCGCCGAATCCGTAGGGCGACACCGGGTTGACGAGGGTGAGCGCGTGCACGCGACCGGGGGCGTCGAGCAGCATCTGCAGGACCACCCCGCCGCCCATGGACCAGCCGACGAGGTGGACCCGGTCCAGACCGAGGGCGTCCAGCGTGGCCCAGACGTCATCGGCGAAGTCGCGCAGGCCGGGGGTGGCGTCCACCGGTGCGGGGTCACTGCCACCGAACCCGCGCAGGTCGACAGCCATGGCCGGAACGTCGGTCGGCAGGGCCCGTAAGAGAGGGTGGAAGAACACGCTGGACGAGACGTTGCCGTGCACGAGAACGGTGGTGACGCCGGCGGCATCCCCGGCGTCCGGGGTGCGGTGGTGGACCTGGACGCCGATGCGTGAGGTGTCCACGGTCCGCACCGTGATCGCGTCGTCAGTGGTGGCCATCGGGTCCTCGTCTCCGGTCGGACGTCAGCGCTGGTCGCGGCGGACCGCAGGACGGCGCCGCTGCCCCCTCGACTTCCACCGCGCCGCAGCCTAACCAGGCCGGTCGACCGCGTTCCCTTCCGTCCTTCCGCTGGGCGGGAGGACGGAAGGGAAGTGACGGGCGTCGCTCGCCGGGGTCTGGGTTGGCGGGGTCGGGCTCGATAGAGTCGACATGCGCCCGATGTCCATGGGTGCGCTCCGCCCGACACCGCGATCGCGCCCGTCGTCCCGGCGCTCGTCCTGAGGAGAAGCCACCATGGCCGCGCCCCTGCCGTTCCCGACCGATCCGACGGAGATCGCCGAACGGGCGGCTGCGGTGCTGGGCCCGGAGTCGAGTGTCTTCGAGGATCTGGATTCGGCGGG from Nakamurella flava includes:
- a CDS encoding alpha/beta fold hydrolase yields the protein MATTDDAITVRTVDTSRIGVQVHHRTPDAGDAAGVTTVLVHGNVSSSVFFHPLLRALPTDVPAMAVDLRGFGGSDPAPVDATPGLRDFADDVWATLDALGLDRVHLVGWSMGGGVVLQMLLDAPGRVHALTLVNPVSPYGFGGTGPDGAPVHPDGAGSGAGGANPQFVAALAADVGTDQSDPFSPRSVLRAFYVAPGWPHQGTPLEDELVASMRTTVTGMDNYPGDAAASPHWPTLAPGRRGVLNTMAPTHLDLSGVVDIAPRPPVLWIRGEVDQIVSDASMFDLAQLGRLGAVPGYPGVDEFPPQPMVGQTRAVLDRYAAAGGQYREVVLPGVGHSPHIEQTQVVADLLVGQARS